In Aedes albopictus strain Foshan chromosome 3, AalbF5, whole genome shotgun sequence, the following are encoded in one genomic region:
- the LOC109433412 gene encoding histidine-rich glycoprotein has translation MASQYVVKHHVHPKKEHHVHVHHKPVHHEHHGHHEAHHEHKEHHALHHEEEHHEPEHHEPEHHEHGHEHEHHEAEHHAHEHHGHDHHKHDEVHEHKHAAEHHEHHEHHEDHEHHGHHGHVHHKPTHHGHHEHKVYKGYYGYKPHHGHHSVHHAHKEHHGHGHMHHAHHEHKEHHEHKEHHGHEHHGHEHHGHEHHGHKHEHHGHEHHGHKHEHHEHHGHEHHGHEHHGHKHEHHEHHEHGHEHHGHEHHEPEHHAHEHHGHEHHEHEHHGHDHHEAEHVEHEHHRRGQHKSAHFMHHGHAHQKHHQHHGHGHHVAHHRHHPQHHVAHHEHHQHHGYGYGYGYKAHKPHHVHEARHGHQQFRSYGEAYAAPAPAPAVYHHTTAKCGANVLVGCAPEVTKVPCVPVSKGY, from the coding sequence ATATGTGGTCAAACATCACGTGCACCCGAAAAAAGAACATCATGTTCACGTTCACCATAAACCAGTACATCATGAGCATCATGGTCACCATGAGGCTCATCATGAACATAAAGAACATCATGCCCTGCACCATGAAGAAGAGCATCATGAACCTGAGCACCATGAACCTGAACATCATGAACACGGCCATGAACATGAACATCATGAAGCCGAGCACCATGCACATGAACATCACGGACATGATCATCATAAACATGATGAAGTTCATGAGCATAAACATGCAGCCGAACACCATGAACACCACGAGCATCATGAGGACCATGAACATCATGGACACCATGGACATGTGCATCACAAACCAACGCATCATGGGCATCATGAACATAAAGTTTATAAGGGTTACTACGGATATAAGCCTCATCACGGGCATCATTCGGTTCACCACGCACACAAGGAACACCACGGACATGGGCACATGCATCATGCACATCATGAACATAAAGAGCATCATGAACACAAAGAACATCACGGCCATGAGCACCACGGACATGAGCACCATGGTCATGAACACCACGGACATAAGCATGAACACCACGGACATGAGCATCATGGACATAAACATGAACATCATGAGCACCACGGACATGAGCACCATGGTCATGAACACCACGGACATAAGCATGAACACCATGAGCACCACGAACACGGTCATGAGCACCACGGACACGAACATCATGAACCTGAACACCACGCACATGAACATCACGGTCACGAGCATCATGAACACGAGCACCATGGACACGACCATCATGAAGCCGAGCACGTTGAGCATGAGCACCACCGGCGTGGACAGCACAAATCGGCCCATTTTATGCATCATGGACATGCACACCAAAAGCATCATCAACATCATGGCCATGGGCATCATGTTGCCCACCATAGGCATCATCCGCAACATCATGTGGCCCATCATGAACATCATCAACACCACGGATACGGATATGGTTATGGGTATAAGGCACACAAGCCACACCATGTTCATGAGGCACGCCACGGACATCAGCAGTTCCGATCGTACGGCGAGGCCTACGCTGCTCCTGCTCCTGCTCCTGCTGTTTACCACCACACGACAGCGAAATGCGGTGCAAATGTCCTTGTCGGGTGTGCGCCAGAAGTAACAAAGGTTCCTTGCGTACCCGTGTCCAAAGGCTACTGA